In Pleurocapsa sp. PCC 7319, the following are encoded in one genomic region:
- the tnpA gene encoding IS200/IS605 family transposase, with product MYKDFISRGRSVSDIKIHLVLTTKYRRKVFTAQMINRLHEIFESLLDKWDCKIVEFNGEEDHVHLLFQYHPEIQLSKLVNSLKSVSSRKLRQEFLPELEKTYYKKKVVWNSSYFLASCGGVTISTLKKYIENQDSPIVSLLLAIHPTLIAIVIQAWSFSQSS from the coding sequence ATGTACAAAGATTTTATCTCTAGAGGACGTTCTGTATCTGATATTAAAATCCACTTGGTTTTGACTACCAAATATAGACGTAAAGTATTTACTGCTCAAATGATTAACAGGCTTCATGAAATATTTGAATCTTTGCTAGACAAGTGGGATTGCAAAATAGTGGAATTTAATGGAGAAGAAGACCACGTTCATCTGCTTTTTCAATATCATCCAGAAATTCAATTGAGTAAGTTAGTTAATAGCCTCAAAAGTGTATCTAGCAGAAAATTAAGACAAGAGTTTTTACCAGAACTAGAAAAAACATACTATAAAAAGAAAGTAGTCTGGAACAGTAGTTATTTCTTAGCATCATGCGGAGGTGTAACCATTTCTACTTTGAAAAAGTATATAGAAAATCAAGATTCGCCCATTGTAAGTTTGTTACTGGCGATTCATCCCACGCTGATTGCTATTGTAATACAGGCGTGGAGCTTCTCGCAATCGAGCTAA
- a CDS encoding ABC transporter substrate-binding protein, with translation MTGKNLSRRHLIKGVSYFATGMAIAQLASCTSGDQVAETGTTATNSPSDVEGQEAGREPVKLGLVAALTGKSALSGEAITRGLTVALDEVNTAGGVLDGRTLELVRRDDESNPAKGVAAARELIEQEDVAVVFGGLDSPVSLAMLPVFHELETPYMGVWAAATGITRNDFEPNYAFRVSANDNLVDKFLLRHAREKYNVSQVGLMLINNPWGESNQQGFEEWAGEYNIEITGVEKFNEEDNDVTAQLTRLKNSGAEALMLVANAAPAAQVMRSLTRINWDVPIISHWGISGGRFPELAGDIANKVEFVQTYSFFDTQSEVGQKVLDQLNNKFQLKDPSDILAPVGTANAFDALMLTAKAIETAGSTDGPEIRAALLNLPQYKGLIKTYDQPFTTDNYDALNEDDYIMVRWSGNKIVPVKEKG, from the coding sequence ATGACTGGTAAAAATTTAAGCAGACGGCACTTAATCAAAGGAGTTAGCTACTTCGCTACGGGAATGGCTATTGCTCAGTTAGCAAGCTGTACATCTGGAGATCAAGTTGCTGAAACCGGAACTACTGCAACTAATTCTCCATCAGACGTTGAAGGTCAAGAAGCTGGTCGAGAACCTGTCAAACTAGGTTTAGTAGCTGCTCTGACGGGAAAATCTGCCCTTTCGGGAGAAGCGATTACTCGGGGTTTAACCGTCGCTCTTGATGAGGTAAACACAGCAGGAGGAGTATTAGACGGTAGAACTTTAGAATTAGTTCGTCGTGATGACGAATCAAACCCCGCCAAAGGGGTTGCTGCTGCCAGAGAATTAATCGAACAAGAAGATGTTGCCGTAGTTTTTGGCGGACTTGACTCCCCCGTATCTCTGGCAATGCTTCCTGTCTTTCACGAATTAGAAACTCCTTATATGGGAGTTTGGGCTGCAGCTACAGGCATTACTCGTAATGATTTTGAGCCTAACTATGCTTTTCGCGTTTCGGCGAATGATAATTTAGTAGACAAATTTTTACTCCGGCACGCCCGAGAAAAATATAATGTCAGCCAAGTAGGTTTGATGTTAATTAACAATCCTTGGGGAGAATCCAATCAACAAGGATTTGAAGAGTGGGCAGGTGAATACAACATTGAAATTACTGGTGTAGAGAAATTCAACGAAGAAGATAACGATGTCACAGCCCAGCTAACTCGATTGAAGAATTCTGGTGCCGAAGCTTTGATGTTAGTTGCCAATGCTGCACCCGCAGCTCAAGTGATGCGATCGCTAACCCGAATTAATTGGGATGTACCGATTATTTCCCATTGGGGTATTTCTGGAGGGCGTTTTCCCGAGTTAGCGGGAGATATCGCTAATAAAGTGGAATTTGTACAAACCTATAGTTTTTTCGATACACAATCAGAAGTTGGGCAAAAGGTTCTGGACCAATTAAATAATAAATTCCAGCTTAAAGATCCCAGTGATATTCTCGCTCCCGTTGGTACTGCTAACGCTTTTGATGCTCTAATGCTAACTGCTAAAGCGATCGAGACAGCAGGCTCAACTGATGGCCCAGAAATTCGAGCAGCTTTGCTCAATTTGCCTCAATATAAAGGCTTGATCAAAACTTACGATCAACCTTTTACGACAGACAACTATGACGCTCTCAACGAAGACGACTACATTATGGTACGTTGGTCAGGTAATAAAATCGTTCCAGTTAAAGAAAAAGGTTAG
- a CDS encoding RNA-guided endonuclease TnpB family protein — MKTYKFKLYQHKRNRHLHRTINAAGHVYNHCIALHKRYYSLFGKHLNKNKLMKHIAQLRHKNEYWQLVGSQAVQNIVQRIDRAYQLFFKHHQRGVRPPNFRKRIKYKSFTLKQAGYKFLDSNRLRIGKRIFKFWKSREIEGKIKTVTIKRNPLGELFVFVVTDCADQISAIMTGKSAGFDFGLKVFLSCSDSTEVKSPFFLKQSLKQLASASRKHSHKKRGSNSKEKARQNLVRVHEKVVNRRADWFWKLAHQLTDKLDYLFFETLNLKGMQRLWGRKIGDLALAQFLKILEFVAEKKGKIVSYIDRWYPSTKTCSECYFVIDKLGLNERYWVCPSCSTKHGRDSNASQVILRVGASTLRVGNVSLSQTAISA, encoded by the coding sequence GTGAAGACTTATAAATTCAAGCTTTACCAACATAAGCGAAACAGGCATTTGCATCGCACAATTAATGCAGCGGGACACGTATACAACCACTGCATCGCGTTGCATAAACGCTACTACAGCTTGTTTGGCAAGCATCTGAATAAAAATAAGTTGATGAAACACATAGCCCAACTCAGGCACAAGAATGAGTACTGGCAACTGGTAGGCTCTCAAGCCGTACAAAATATCGTGCAGCGTATAGATAGAGCATATCAGCTATTTTTCAAACATCATCAAAGGGGAGTTAGACCGCCAAATTTTAGAAAAAGAATAAAGTACAAATCGTTCACATTGAAACAGGCTGGCTATAAGTTTCTAGACAGTAATCGCTTGAGAATAGGGAAACGCATTTTCAAGTTCTGGAAAAGCCGAGAGATTGAAGGGAAAATTAAAACGGTCACTATTAAACGAAATCCCCTAGGAGAGCTGTTTGTGTTTGTAGTGACAGACTGTGCAGACCAAATATCAGCAATCATGACAGGTAAAAGTGCGGGTTTTGATTTCGGTCTCAAGGTTTTTCTCAGTTGCTCGGATTCTACAGAAGTCAAATCACCATTTTTTCTTAAGCAATCTTTGAAACAGCTCGCGTCTGCTAGTCGTAAGCATTCTCATAAAAAACGAGGTTCAAACAGCAAAGAAAAAGCTAGGCAAAATCTGGTCAGAGTGCATGAAAAAGTAGTCAATCGTCGCGCTGACTGGTTCTGGAAATTAGCACATCAGCTAACGGATAAGTTGGATTATCTGTTCTTTGAAACTCTTAACCTCAAGGGGATGCAACGACTATGGGGAAGAAAAATTGGCGATTTAGCATTAGCTCAGTTCCTAAAAATCTTAGAATTTGTAGCAGAAAAGAAAGGCAAAATAGTTAGCTATATTGACCGTTGGTATCCAAGCACTAAAACTTGTTCCGAGTGTTATTTTGTTATAGATAAGCTAGGTTTGAACGAGCGTTATTGGGTTTGTCCGAGTTGCTCTACCAAGCATGGACGAGACTCAAACGCTAGCCAAGTAATTTTGAGAGTCGGGGCTTCGACTCTGAGGGTAGGAAATGTCAGTCTGTCTCAGACAGCAATTTCCGCTTGA
- a CDS encoding ATP-binding protein, protein MFDKLRTTWHNTSAVLLAILIAAGYAGNYFSYPFGFGVDFLFGSIAVLIVVRLYGISWGTIASLIAGYYTITLWQHPYALIIFTCETLFVAWRLRQGNQNILLVDMIFWLVLGIPLALLFYGLILQVGTITTAIIVLKQPVNGIFNALIASLILTYKPLYRWSNCPSRRATFLFEQILLNLLVAFVLIPALMLMAIDNRVALQHEQSTLIANLETSAHNLSTDLLRWHQSGLEALRRLAATSNQSQIVVLGQTQQSMELAIRSLPLFRQIYIINDKLEVIAAATLQDKSSTNYPDFTELDIPRKPEIFVLPSSSEGENSTAKPKILQTLPIILNNRWVGNIIAELNIDFIKQLLETETYIVPLESSLLDTNQLLIANTHEELDSPQILNRRQEGEISYLQSDNQENGVYHWLPTLEGKPLIARWKESFYGQDLTINEQIPLTLVMEAPAAPYINYLQLLYIRSLALLLLISSSSIIIAKFLSRLLVKPILNLAKFSTNLPDKLLHNETIELPRSSVREMNALAINFEGMSQTIEQNIQQIQQTNQELKQAKETAEVANQAKDQFLANISHDLKTPLNSIIGNSKLIQKNLAQSNTLPNNQSNLFKWLTIINQSGKYLLSLIDEILDFAKAQANKTQLYPSVINLETFLQDIVWSSETKAAAKNIEFKCETSGDLPVNIYVDEKRLRQILFNLLNNAIKFTDRGQVTLEVSQIDRIQTNDSNSQSQVSLRFAVIDTGVGIAYQDLNNIFQPFEQAGELAARGFGTGLGLAICQQLIDLMGGKLKVATKLNEGSRFWFDVVLPEIKVTSEIETEAVDEVSGYQGGQKTILIVDDTLTSRLLFVDLLEPLGFKVMTAKNGHQALEIALQNKPDLILTDLFMPIRTGFTLISELRKKIDFEQIPIIAISASSFEQVEKQSRSVGCDDFLTKPIDDVKLLNLIGKYLNLEWIYNAGT, encoded by the coding sequence ATGTTTGATAAATTACGAACCACTTGGCACAATACCTCTGCTGTACTTTTAGCTATTCTGATAGCGGCAGGATATGCAGGTAATTATTTTAGTTATCCCTTTGGGTTTGGAGTTGATTTTTTATTTGGCAGCATCGCCGTTCTCATTGTAGTCAGACTGTATGGAATTTCCTGGGGAACTATAGCCTCTCTAATCGCAGGTTATTACACCATTACACTATGGCAACATCCCTATGCTCTAATTATTTTTACCTGTGAAACATTATTTGTTGCTTGGAGATTACGCCAAGGAAATCAAAATATATTGCTCGTCGACATGATTTTCTGGTTGGTGCTGGGAATACCTTTAGCTTTGTTGTTTTATGGCTTGATTCTGCAAGTTGGGACAATTACCACTGCCATTATTGTGCTTAAACAACCAGTTAATGGCATTTTTAATGCTTTGATTGCCAGTCTAATACTGACCTATAAACCACTTTATCGCTGGTCAAATTGCCCTTCGAGAAGAGCAACCTTTTTATTCGAGCAAATTTTACTTAACCTTTTGGTGGCTTTTGTTCTTATTCCGGCTCTAATGTTGATGGCGATCGATAATCGAGTTGCTCTCCAACATGAACAAAGTACCTTGATAGCCAATTTGGAAACTTCGGCTCATAACCTTTCAACGGATTTACTGAGATGGCATCAATCTGGTTTAGAAGCTCTGCGACGGTTAGCAGCAACTAGCAACCAAAGTCAAATTGTAGTTTTAGGTCAGACACAACAAAGTATGGAACTGGCAATTAGGAGTTTGCCGCTGTTTCGTCAAATATACATTATTAACGACAAGCTAGAGGTAATTGCCGCAGCAACGCTTCAAGATAAGTCTAGCACCAACTATCCAGACTTTACTGAGTTAGATATTCCTCGAAAACCCGAAATATTTGTACTACCAAGTTCTTCAGAAGGGGAAAACAGCACTGCAAAGCCCAAAATCCTGCAAACTTTGCCGATTATTTTGAATAATCGTTGGGTAGGCAACATTATTGCTGAGTTGAACATCGATTTTATCAAGCAATTATTAGAAACCGAAACTTACATTGTGCCTTTAGAAAGTTCTTTACTCGATACAAACCAGCTTCTAATTGCCAATACCCATGAGGAACTCGATTCCCCACAAATTTTAAATCGTCGTCAAGAAGGAGAAATTAGTTACCTACAATCGGACAATCAAGAGAATGGAGTTTATCATTGGCTACCTACTCTCGAGGGAAAACCTTTAATAGCTCGTTGGAAAGAATCTTTTTATGGTCAAGATTTGACAATCAATGAACAAATTCCTTTAACTTTAGTAATGGAAGCCCCTGCTGCACCTTACATTAATTATTTACAGTTGCTCTATATTAGAAGTTTAGCTCTTTTGCTACTGATTAGCTCAAGTTCTATAATCATTGCTAAATTTCTCAGTCGCCTCTTAGTTAAACCAATTTTGAATTTGGCGAAATTTTCGACTAATCTTCCTGACAAACTCCTACATAATGAAACAATTGAATTGCCTCGGAGTTCTGTGAGAGAAATGAATGCTTTGGCAATCAACTTTGAGGGAATGTCTCAAACAATAGAACAGAATATTCAGCAGATTCAACAAACTAACCAGGAGTTAAAACAGGCAAAAGAAACAGCTGAAGTAGCTAACCAAGCAAAAGATCAATTTTTAGCCAATATAAGTCATGACTTAAAAACGCCTCTCAACAGCATTATTGGTAATAGTAAACTGATTCAAAAAAATTTAGCTCAATCCAATACTCTTCCTAATAATCAATCCAATTTATTTAAATGGCTCACTATCATCAATCAAAGTGGTAAGTATTTATTATCTTTGATTGATGAAATTCTCGACTTTGCCAAAGCCCAAGCTAATAAAACGCAACTATATCCTTCTGTAATTAATCTGGAGACTTTTCTGCAAGACATAGTCTGGAGTAGTGAAACTAAAGCAGCGGCCAAAAATATTGAGTTTAAATGCGAAACTTCAGGCGATTTACCAGTGAATATCTATGTTGATGAGAAAAGACTCAGACAAATACTTTTTAACTTACTCAATAATGCTATAAAGTTTACCGATCGTGGTCAAGTTACGTTGGAAGTTAGTCAAATTGATCGTATTCAAACCAACGATAGTAATTCTCAATCGCAAGTAAGTTTGCGTTTTGCCGTGATCGATACAGGAGTGGGAATTGCTTACCAAGATTTAAACAATATTTTTCAGCCTTTTGAGCAGGCGGGTGAATTAGCTGCGAGAGGATTTGGCACTGGTTTAGGACTGGCAATTTGCCAACAATTAATAGATTTGATGGGTGGAAAACTTAAGGTTGCTACCAAACTAAACGAAGGTTCAAGATTTTGGTTTGATGTGGTATTACCTGAAATTAAAGTAACTTCAGAAATCGAAACTGAAGCGGTTGACGAAGTCAGTGGATATCAAGGTGGTCAAAAGACTATCTTGATTGTAGATGACACACTAACAAGTCGATTATTATTCGTTGACCTACTCGAACCTTTGGGTTTTAAAGTCATGACTGCTAAAAATGGACATCAGGCATTAGAAATTGCCTTGCAAAATAAACCCGATCTGATTTTAACTGATTTGTTTATGCCCATTAGAACTGGCTTTACTCTAATTTCTGAACTGAGGAAAAAAATTGATTTTGAACAAATTCCCATTATTGCTATTTCTGCCAGTAGTTTTGAGCAAGTAGAGAAGCAAAGTCGTAGTGTAGGTTGTGATGATTTTCTAACCAAACCAATTGATGATGTAAAGTTGCTTAATTTAATCGGCAAGTATCTCAACTTAGAGTGGATATATAATGCTGGCACTTAG
- a CDS encoding amidohydrolase family protein, with protein sequence MSLKITNVTLPDRKGSWQIAIANGYITEIAAANSTAKITEPILDAQGKLLIPGLVDAHIHLDKALLLDRYPAEAGTFTEALQKTLQAKSEYTVSDIQTRARKVIEQAIAFGTTAMRTHVEVDPILQLKSLEALLPLKEEYAWGITLQLAVFAQEGITNQSGTVDLLRQAMSMGGDVIGSAPYVDPNPEENIRQVFKIAQEFNCDVDFHLDFLDDDAPLLLPVVIKETLQHNWQQRVCLGHMTKLAGLTPKQLAAFIPSLKKAGIAILALPATDLYMMARQDTHNSRRGVAPIHRLAESGITVGIATNNVQNLFTPFGDGDLLKICTLLAQILQLGTTTSHQLCLEMATSRAAKAIGIEDYGIEVGKIADLVLLEAKSISAVIGTAPINRTTIKRGKIVAQRHSVINFGENIKF encoded by the coding sequence ATGAGTCTTAAGATCACCAACGTTACTTTACCAGATAGAAAAGGTTCTTGGCAGATAGCGATCGCCAATGGTTACATAACAGAAATTGCTGCTGCTAATTCTACTGCCAAGATAACCGAACCAATACTAGATGCTCAGGGAAAATTACTAATTCCTGGATTAGTAGATGCTCATATCCATCTCGATAAAGCATTGTTGCTAGATCGCTATCCCGCCGAAGCAGGAACTTTTACCGAGGCACTACAAAAAACTCTTCAAGCTAAAAGCGAGTACACCGTAAGCGATATTCAAACTAGAGCCAGAAAAGTAATTGAACAAGCGATCGCCTTTGGCACTACCGCTATGCGTACTCATGTCGAAGTAGATCCCATTCTCCAACTTAAGTCACTAGAAGCTTTGCTCCCTCTCAAGGAAGAATATGCTTGGGGCATTACTTTACAATTAGCCGTTTTTGCTCAAGAAGGAATTACCAACCAGTCAGGTACAGTAGATTTGCTCAGACAAGCAATGTCAATGGGAGGAGATGTTATCGGTTCCGCTCCCTATGTCGATCCTAATCCTGAAGAAAATATTCGCCAGGTGTTTAAGATTGCTCAGGAATTTAACTGCGATGTTGATTTTCACCTCGATTTTCTGGATGATGACGCACCTTTATTACTACCTGTAGTCATTAAAGAAACTCTCCAACACAATTGGCAGCAGCGAGTATGTCTAGGACACATGACTAAATTAGCTGGACTGACTCCAAAACAATTAGCGGCCTTTATTCCCTCGCTTAAAAAAGCTGGCATCGCCATTTTGGCTTTGCCCGCCACGGATCTTTACATGATGGCACGACAGGATACTCACAACTCTAGACGTGGCGTAGCACCAATTCATCGGCTAGCAGAGTCGGGAATTACAGTAGGAATAGCAACTAACAACGTGCAAAATTTATTTACACCTTTCGGTGATGGCGATCTGCTAAAAATTTGTACTTTACTGGCTCAGATTCTACAATTAGGTACAACTACTAGTCATCAACTTTGTCTGGAAATGGCAACATCTAGAGCAGCGAAGGCGATCGGCATTGAAGATTACGGAATTGAGGTGGGAAAAATTGCCGATTTGGTATTGCTAGAAGCCAAGTCTATTTCGGCTGTAATTGGCACTGCTCCCATAAATAGAACCACAATCAAACGGGGCAAAATAGTTGCTCAAAGACACTCTGTGATCAATTTCGGAGAAAACATCAAATTTTGA
- a CDS encoding helix-turn-helix domain-containing protein, protein MLNSWLRICRYWYNRQLGERFDWWERNRTGSIGMKN, encoded by the coding sequence ATGCTCAATAGTTGGCTGCGTATTTGTCGTTATTGGTATAACCGTCAACTAGGAGAAAGATTTGATTGGTGGGAGCGCAATCGTACAGGGAGTATTGGGATGAAGAATTAA
- a CDS encoding alpha-D-glucose phosphate-specific phosphoglucomutase: MNIRTVSTTPFSDQKPGTSGLRKSVKVFQKPHYLENFVQSIFDSLEGCEGQTIVLGGDGRYYNREAIQVIMKMAAANGIGRILVGKGGIMSTPAASAIIRQYQAFGGIVLSASHNPGGPDGDFGIKYNITNGGPAPEKVTEAIFARSQVIDSYKILEADDINLDKLTVTRLGEMSVEVIDPVEPYARLMESLFDFDKIRQLVKNDFAMCIDSMHAVTGTYAKDIFEKRLGAAEGTVQNGVPLEDFGGGHPDPNLVYAHDLVEIMFGQNAPDFGAASDGDGDRNMILGNNFFVTPSDSLAVLTANATLVPGYKDGLAGVARSMPTSEAVDRVAEKLNISCYETPTGWKFFGNLLDADKATLCGEESFGTGSNHVREKDGLWAVLFWLNILAVRGESVEAIVKEHWKTYGRNFYSRHDYEEVDKERATQLMERLRGMVSTMPGKKFGNYEVKYADDFSYQDPVDGSVSQKQGLRIGFTDGSRIVFRLSGTGTKGATLRVYIESYEPDASKHNTETQKALKPLIDLAQEIAQIKEYTQRDEPTVIT; the protein is encoded by the coding sequence ATGAACATACGTACTGTTTCCACAACTCCTTTTTCGGATCAAAAACCAGGAACATCAGGATTGCGTAAATCTGTCAAAGTTTTCCAAAAACCACACTATTTAGAAAACTTCGTTCAATCAATTTTTGATTCTTTAGAAGGCTGCGAGGGTCAAACCATAGTTTTGGGTGGCGATGGTCGTTATTACAATCGTGAAGCGATTCAAGTCATCATGAAAATGGCTGCTGCCAATGGTATCGGGAGAATTCTAGTTGGCAAAGGTGGAATTATGTCCACTCCTGCCGCCTCAGCAATTATTCGTCAGTATCAAGCGTTTGGAGGAATTGTACTCTCCGCGAGTCATAATCCTGGTGGTCCAGACGGAGACTTTGGAATTAAGTACAATATTACTAATGGTGGACCGGCACCAGAGAAAGTTACCGAGGCAATTTTTGCCCGTTCCCAAGTGATCGACAGCTATAAAATTTTAGAAGCAGACGATATTAACTTAGATAAGCTGACGGTGACGCGCTTAGGAGAAATGAGTGTAGAAGTTATCGATCCAGTAGAACCTTATGCACGTTTGATGGAGTCCTTGTTTGATTTTGACAAGATTCGTCAACTAGTCAAGAATGACTTTGCGATGTGTATTGATTCTATGCACGCCGTTACTGGTACTTATGCTAAAGATATCTTTGAAAAACGTTTGGGTGCAGCAGAGGGAACGGTACAGAATGGAGTTCCTTTAGAAGATTTTGGTGGCGGACATCCAGATCCTAACTTGGTTTATGCCCATGACTTAGTAGAGATCATGTTTGGTCAGAATGCCCCAGATTTTGGTGCTGCTTCCGATGGCGATGGCGATCGCAATATGATCTTGGGTAATAACTTTTTTGTTACTCCCAGTGATAGCTTAGCGGTACTAACAGCTAATGCCACTTTAGTACCAGGATATAAGGATGGTCTTGCTGGTGTTGCCCGTAGTATGCCTACCAGTGAAGCCGTAGATCGAGTAGCAGAAAAGCTGAATATTAGTTGCTATGAAACTCCAACAGGTTGGAAGTTCTTTGGTAACTTATTAGATGCGGACAAAGCTACTCTCTGTGGGGAAGAAAGCTTTGGTACTGGTTCCAATCATGTTCGTGAAAAAGATGGGTTATGGGCAGTATTATTTTGGTTAAATATTTTAGCTGTTCGGGGAGAATCTGTAGAGGCGATCGTCAAAGAACACTGGAAAACTTACGGACGCAATTTCTATTCTCGTCATGACTACGAAGAAGTAGATAAAGAACGGGCTACGCAACTAATGGAACGTTTGCGGGGTATGGTAAGTACAATGCCTGGTAAAAAGTTTGGCAACTATGAGGTCAAATATGCCGATGATTTTAGCTACCAAGATCCTGTAGATGGTAGCGTTAGCCAAAAACAAGGACTTCGCATCGGCTTTACCGATGGTTCACGAATTGTATTCCGTCTTTCTGGTACAGGTACCAAAGGAGCAACTCTGAGGGTATATATCGAAAGTTATGAACCTGATGCCAGTAAACACAACACAGAAACTCAGAAAGCTTTAAAACCTCTGATTGATCTGGCACAAGAGATTGCTCAAATCAAGGAATATACTCAACGCGATGAGCCTACCGTAATCACGTGA
- the rfbB gene encoding dTDP-glucose 4,6-dehydratase codes for MQQDSNRTPRKILITGGAGFIGSNFVHHWCKSYPSDRVVVLDALTYAGNKLNLASLESNPNLKFVQGDICDRTLVDNLLESEDLDTVAHFAAESHVDRSILGPGAFVQTNVVGTFTLLEAFRQRWNKREQPQSDCFLHVSTDEVYGSLEADDPAFTETTPYTPNSPYSASKAGSDHLARAYFHTYGMPTIITNCSNNYGPYHFPEKLIPLMCINILLGKPLPVYGDGQNIRDWLFVEDHCRALDIVIHRGKPGETYNVGGNNEVKNIDLVKQLCELMDELAPDLPVRPAKKLITFVKDRAGHDRRYAIDASKIKRELGWTPQETVAGGLRRTVEWYLANRDWWQPLLSDEYKSYYQKVYSK; via the coding sequence ATGCAACAGGACAGTAATAGAACCCCCCGTAAAATATTGATTACCGGAGGAGCAGGTTTTATCGGCTCTAACTTTGTCCATCATTGGTGTAAAAGCTATCCAAGCGATCGCGTAGTGGTTTTGGATGCCTTGACCTATGCGGGGAACAAACTGAATTTGGCTAGTTTGGAGAGTAATCCTAACCTAAAGTTTGTTCAAGGAGATATTTGCGATCGCACTTTAGTAGACAATCTTTTAGAGTCGGAAGATCTTGATACGGTAGCTCATTTTGCTGCTGAATCTCATGTAGACCGTTCTATCTTAGGACCTGGAGCTTTCGTACAGACTAACGTAGTAGGAACTTTTACCTTGCTAGAAGCCTTTCGTCAACGCTGGAATAAACGAGAGCAACCCCAGAGCGATTGCTTTTTGCACGTTTCCACAGATGAAGTATATGGTAGCTTAGAAGCTGATGATCCAGCCTTTACAGAAACAACCCCCTATACTCCCAATAGCCCTTATTCAGCTTCAAAAGCAGGAAGCGATCACTTAGCTCGGGCATATTTCCATACCTACGGTATGCCTACTATAATTACCAACTGCTCAAATAATTATGGTCCTTATCATTTCCCCGAAAAGTTAATTCCTTTAATGTGTATTAACATTCTGCTGGGTAAACCTCTGCCTGTATATGGTGATGGACAAAATATTCGAGATTGGCTTTTTGTTGAAGATCATTGTCGCGCTCTAGATATCGTGATTCATCGCGGTAAACCAGGCGAAACCTATAACGTAGGTGGCAATAACGAAGTCAAAAATATCGACTTGGTGAAACAACTATGTGAACTGATGGATGAGCTGGCACCAGATTTACCTGTTCGCCCCGCTAAAAAATTAATTACCTTTGTCAAAGATCGTGCTGGACATGACCGTCGTTATGCCATTGATGCGAGCAAAATTAAACGAGAATTAGGCTGGACTCCTCAAGAGACAGTAGCAGGAGGTTTACGGCGTACTGTCGAATGGTATTTGGCTAACCGTGACTGGTGGCAACCTTTACTAAGTGACGAATATAAAAGTTATTATCAAAAAGTTTACAGCAAATGA